In one window of Verrucomicrobiota bacterium DNA:
- a CDS encoding DUF4198 domain-containing protein: MKIIVLLCVALFSAAATRSAGAHDLVLLPSGKDELLIRFGHPGEYEPADLPRLFTLDAYAGGEDKAISLLEVKPVQMGADWLIERLGQLTGGKPVMMVTGQYDNGYWTSITSEKYFNTSRAILPAGKDAGHYLKFGKGLFPAVGEAFNRVVGQQLEIIPQSDPFKVKPGEKLPVKVVFEGKPLAGVGVEIGDGKTKMKEEDIPRYPTNRDGIAELPISRGGLQLIAIDHQTAPLHPDLCNHDDYSASLAFLISE, encoded by the coding sequence ATGAAAATTATCGTTTTACTCTGCGTCGCTCTTTTCAGTGCGGCAGCCACCCGTTCGGCCGGCGCACATGACTTGGTTTTGCTCCCAAGCGGCAAAGACGAACTTCTGATTCGATTCGGACACCCTGGGGAGTATGAACCCGCAGACCTGCCGCGCCTTTTCACGCTGGACGCCTACGCCGGAGGTGAGGACAAAGCGATTTCGCTGCTCGAGGTTAAACCTGTCCAAATGGGGGCGGACTGGTTGATCGAGCGCCTTGGCCAGCTCACCGGGGGCAAACCTGTGATGATGGTCACGGGTCAATACGACAACGGTTACTGGACCTCGATAACATCGGAGAAATATTTCAACACGAGCCGGGCGATTTTGCCGGCCGGCAAAGATGCCGGCCACTATTTGAAGTTCGGCAAAGGGCTCTTTCCCGCTGTGGGAGAGGCCTTCAACCGCGTGGTGGGCCAGCAACTGGAAATCATCCCGCAAAGCGATCCGTTCAAGGTTAAGCCCGGCGAAAAGCTGCCGGTGAAGGTCGTCTTCGAAGGCAAGCCGCTCGCCGGCGTGGGCGTGGAGATCGGCGATGGCAAGACCAAGATGAAAGAAGAGGACATCCCGCGCTACCCGACGAATCGCGACGGCATCGCAGAACTTCCCATCAGCCGCGGGGGTTTGCAATTAATCGCGATTGACCATCAGACCGCGCCGCTCCATCCGGATCTTTGTAACCACGATGACTACAGCGCTTCGCTCGCCTTTCTGATCTCGGAATGA